The genomic DNA TCCGTACGAGAAATCGTTCATGTCCGAACAGGCACTCATTCTCCGAACGGACGACGGTCGCGTGACCGTCGGTGGGCCACCTGCCACCATCGAGGACTACGCTGCACAGCGTGTCACGCTCGAACGAGGTGGCTCGGACGACGATTAATCCGCACCACAACTGCTGCTTGCTCATCACCCGGGCGAAGATCTGCTGACTGGGGGGCCGCTCACTGCCCGGCCGGGTCTCCACTCTGTGACGACATATGACACTCAAATTTTCCGGAATGTTAATGCATCTATATGTCGTGTTGCTATTTCGAATGGTAAGTGAACGTGCTTCGGCGGGGCGTGGTGAGGACGCCCAGACCGACTACGGGACGCCCGGGGGCACCGACCGAGGAACGATCTCGCGACGACAGATGCTGAAGACCGCCGGTGTGGGATTAGGGGCGATGGCGATTGGAACGTCGGGGGTGACCGCCCAATCCGCACCGGAGGGGTATCACGTACCGACGGGCGAGGACGCCGTCGGGCCACGCGTGATCTACCTGAACGACTTCGGTGGCGAGGGCGACAATCCCCAGGGGCTGATTCACTTCCTGCAGTACGTGGACTACCTGCGCGTCGAGGGAATCGCTTCTACCCAGCCCCTTCCGAGTTCGGACGAGGTCCACAAGCAAATCGACATGTACGAAGAGCACTGGGAGAACTACCGCACTCACTCGGACTTCCCCTCGCCAGACGAGCTTCGTGGCCTCGTCACGTCGGCTGCGAGTAGTACCCAGTCCGGGTACGAGCCGTCGGGCGTCAGTGAGACTGCACAGCACATCATCGACCGGGCGCACGCCGACAGCGACGATCCACTGTACCTGGCCGTCGGCGGCTCGATGACCGAGGTCGCCCAGGCGGTCCACGAGGACCCCTCGATCACGGATTCGATCCGTGTGACTTCGGTCGGCTCCTGGAACACCGACCAGGATCCCAACGCACGGGACTACCTCTACAACGAACACCCGGACCTCTGGTGGGTCGAAAGCGACAGCGCGTACACCGGAACGTGGACCCACACGAATGCGGACACCTGCGGGTACATGCAGGAGCACATCCACGGTGTCGGGGCGCTGGGCGAGTACTGGGCGACCATCGAGCCCTGCTGTAACGGTCGGGGCTGCTGGCAGACCGGCGACTTCTTCACCTACGCATTGTTGCTCCACGGCGATCCGGACGATCCGACGAGTCCGTCCTGGGGCGGTCGCTGGAACCCGACGGATCACGGCTCCAACTACTGGACCGACATCGGTGGAGAGACCATCGGCAGGTGGGCCGACGACTACTTCGCGGACTTCGCGCGGCGCCTCTCCTGGGGCGTCGAGCCGGCGGAAGATCCGGAGTCCCAGCCCCCGACGACGCCGGGGAATCTGTCCTCATCGAACGCGACGCTGACGTCCGTCGACCTGTCGTGGGACGCCTCGACCGACAGCGGTGGCAGTGGACTGGCCCACTACGCGGTGTCGATCGACGGGGCGCACTTCGTGGACGTGCCGGCAGGCACGACGAGCACGACACTGTCGGGTCTCGCGCCGGGGACGAGCTACGAGGTGGGCGTCACGGCCGTCGACGGCGTGGGCAACGAGTCCGGCGCTGCGACGACGTCGGTGTCGACGACGGAGGGGTCGGTGGTGACGGCGATCAACGCGGGCGGCGACAGCTACACGTCGGGCGACATCACCTACGAGGCGGACCCGCTGACGACGGGCTCGACGAACTCGACGACCGACGACATCGGGGGAACGAGCGACGACGCGCTGTACCAGACCGAGCGCTACGGCGAGCAGTTTACGTACGACCTCTCGGTGCCGGACGGGACGTACGCGGTGCAGTTGCTGTTCGCGGAAATCTACCACAGCAGCGCGGGCCAACGGGTCTTCGACGTCTCCGTCGAGGGGACCGAACAGCTCTCCGAATACGACCTGTACGCGGCGGCCGGCCACGACCGTGCGACGGTCGAGACCGTCCAGGGCGTGAGCGTCTCGGACGGTTCGCTGACGATCGAGTTCACCGCGAGTGTGGACAACGCGAAGGTGAGTGCGATCCGGGTGCTCAGCACCGACTCCGATGGCGGCGACGAACTTCCCGCCGTGGGTGACAACGCGAATCGGCCGACGGACCCGGACGGGGACGGCCGCTACGAGGACGTCGACGGCGACGGCCAGCCGACCCACAGGGACGTCAACGCCCTCTTCGAGAACATCGACGCCGAGGAGGTTCAGAACAACCCCGACGCGTTCGACTTCGACGGGAACGGTCGAATCGGCTTCTCGGACGTTCTCGAACTACTGCGACAGGTGTAGTCGCCTCGAGTCGGATACGTATCGTTCCGCTCGGCGGTTGACCTCCTCCCACGTTCACAAGTGCTTCGCTCCTGTGTGGCCCATCAGAACGCTTCGCGTTCTGCGGACGGCTGAAGCCGTGGGATTCCACTGCGTGGGTGAGTCAGGCGGTGCCTGTGCCACCGGTGGCAAGATTCCCCTCGCAGGGACACCGTTCGAGTCGCTTCCAGCCACTCG from Natrinema salaciae includes the following:
- a CDS encoding malectin domain-containing carbohydrate-binding protein translates to MVSERASAGRGEDAQTDYGTPGGTDRGTISRRQMLKTAGVGLGAMAIGTSGVTAQSAPEGYHVPTGEDAVGPRVIYLNDFGGEGDNPQGLIHFLQYVDYLRVEGIASTQPLPSSDEVHKQIDMYEEHWENYRTHSDFPSPDELRGLVTSAASSTQSGYEPSGVSETAQHIIDRAHADSDDPLYLAVGGSMTEVAQAVHEDPSITDSIRVTSVGSWNTDQDPNARDYLYNEHPDLWWVESDSAYTGTWTHTNADTCGYMQEHIHGVGALGEYWATIEPCCNGRGCWQTGDFFTYALLLHGDPDDPTSPSWGGRWNPTDHGSNYWTDIGGETIGRWADDYFADFARRLSWGVEPAEDPESQPPTTPGNLSSSNATLTSVDLSWDASTDSGGSGLAHYAVSIDGAHFVDVPAGTTSTTLSGLAPGTSYEVGVTAVDGVGNESGAATTSVSTTEGSVVTAINAGGDSYTSGDITYEADPLTTGSTNSTTDDIGGTSDDALYQTERYGEQFTYDLSVPDGTYAVQLLFAEIYHSSAGQRVFDVSVEGTEQLSEYDLYAAAGHDRATVETVQGVSVSDGSLTIEFTASVDNAKVSAIRVLSTDSDGGDELPAVGDNANRPTDPDGDGRYEDVDGDGQPTHRDVNALFENIDAEEVQNNPDAFDFDGNGRIGFSDVLELLRQV